In Stieleria varia, one genomic interval encodes:
- a CDS encoding type I phosphomannose isomerase catalytic subunit, giving the protein MPTPTQNVLRFHPLFKQTIWGGRRLGTSLNKPIGTASDYAESWEIVDHGVDQSVVSHGQLAGASLSDLAQSHAAWLLGTRNGGPNDRSPGLAFPLLLKYLDCNRVLSVQVHPDDDYGATMPVPDKGKTEAWYIVASLPDSLVYAGLKPGVDRQALADAIQAGETESVLHSFHPQPGDCIFIPAGTVHALGAGLLVAEIQQSSDTTFRLFDWNRMGTDGKPRPLHIRESLDVSDYSSGPVSATRSDRARDGWQDLVRCDKFLLQSLETGSQSLGGDDQFHILTVPRGNATLTCGDETHVILTGESILLPAASPECELCVERDSTVLQMQLNTP; this is encoded by the coding sequence ATGCCAACCCCCACCCAAAACGTCCTACGTTTTCACCCGCTTTTCAAGCAGACCATTTGGGGCGGCAGGCGGCTGGGGACCTCGCTCAACAAGCCGATCGGGACGGCGTCCGATTACGCCGAAAGCTGGGAAATCGTCGACCACGGCGTGGACCAAAGTGTCGTCAGTCATGGCCAACTCGCCGGTGCGTCCTTGAGCGATTTGGCCCAATCGCACGCCGCGTGGTTGCTGGGCACCCGAAACGGTGGTCCGAACGACCGTTCACCCGGCCTAGCGTTTCCACTGCTGCTGAAGTACCTCGACTGCAATCGAGTTCTGTCGGTCCAAGTCCATCCGGACGACGATTACGGAGCGACCATGCCGGTGCCCGACAAAGGAAAGACGGAGGCCTGGTACATCGTGGCATCCCTGCCGGATAGCCTTGTCTATGCCGGGCTGAAACCCGGTGTCGATCGACAAGCCCTGGCGGATGCGATCCAAGCCGGAGAAACCGAGTCGGTCCTGCACTCCTTTCATCCCCAGCCGGGCGACTGCATTTTTATCCCGGCGGGCACCGTCCACGCGTTGGGAGCCGGATTGCTGGTCGCTGAAATCCAGCAATCCAGTGACACCACGTTCCGACTGTTCGACTGGAATCGAATGGGTACCGATGGCAAACCCCGTCCCCTGCATATCCGTGAATCACTGGACGTCTCCGACTACTCCAGCGGTCCGGTTTCAGCAACACGCAGTGATCGAGCACGAGACGGTTGGCAGGACTTGGTCCGCTGCGACAAGTTCCTTTTGCAGTCGTTGGAAACCGGATCGCAATCACTTGGCGGCGACGATCAGTTCCATATCCTGACCGTTCCCCGCGGTAATGCGACGTTGACCTGTGGCGACGAAACCCACGTCATCCTTACCGGCGAATCCATCCTGCTGCCCGCCGCCAGTCCCGAGTGTGAGCTCTGCGTCGAAAGGGACTCCACGGTACTCCAAATGCAGCTCAACACGCCGTGA
- the tatC gene encoding twin-arginine translocase subunit TatC — MTFGEHLEELRFCLVRAIIALGIGLAIGLFFANDVVRFVATPLKSAIQEFNASKDLALLGYEDTTTDEYKTMHRFLKTNGLIWQVVFDVPDELQNLTMDSLEAASKEKSDVDVRVEASQMADILKALPDPSELKPRVQMVRDTKGLSSFKMEETFMIWVKAGLIVGAVIASPAIFYYLWTFVAAGLHSHERRYVYIYLPVSVTLFVSGVILAFFLVLHYVLNFLLTFNGGMDVTIEPRLTYYINFVLLLPLGFGIAFQLPLVMLFLNRIGLIETQSYIASWRVAILVIFVMSMLLTPADVTSMFALAVPLMVLYFVGIGMCQFIPRGPGLGSAAYDPA; from the coding sequence ATGACGTTCGGCGAACACCTTGAGGAACTCAGGTTCTGCTTGGTGCGAGCGATCATCGCGTTGGGGATTGGGCTCGCGATCGGATTGTTCTTTGCCAACGATGTTGTGCGTTTCGTTGCCACGCCGCTCAAGAGTGCGATTCAGGAATTCAATGCCTCCAAGGACTTGGCGTTGTTGGGCTACGAAGATACGACCACGGACGAGTACAAGACCATGCACCGGTTCTTGAAAACGAACGGCTTGATATGGCAGGTCGTTTTTGATGTTCCTGATGAGCTGCAGAACTTGACGATGGATTCGTTGGAGGCTGCCAGCAAGGAGAAAAGCGATGTCGACGTGCGAGTAGAAGCCAGCCAGATGGCGGACATTTTGAAAGCGCTGCCCGACCCCAGCGAGTTGAAACCTCGCGTGCAGATGGTGCGAGACACCAAGGGTCTGAGTAGCTTCAAAATGGAAGAGACCTTCATGATCTGGGTCAAAGCCGGATTGATCGTCGGCGCCGTGATCGCTTCGCCCGCGATCTTTTACTATCTGTGGACGTTTGTTGCCGCGGGTCTGCATTCCCACGAACGACGCTATGTCTACATTTACCTGCCCGTCAGCGTGACGCTGTTTGTTTCCGGCGTGATCCTGGCGTTCTTTCTCGTGTTGCACTACGTGTTGAATTTCTTGCTGACATTTAACGGCGGGATGGACGTGACGATCGAGCCGCGACTGACGTACTACATTAATTTTGTGTTGTTGTTGCCATTGGGGTTTGGCATCGCGTTCCAACTGCCGCTGGTGATGCTGTTCTTGAACCGAATCGGTTTGATTGAAACTCAGTCGTACATCGCCAGTTGGCGCGTCGCGATCCTGGTCATCTTTGTGATGTCGATGTTGCTGACGCCAGCGGACGTAACCAGCATGTTCGCTTTGGCGGTCCCGCTGATGGTGCTTTATTTCGTCGGTATCGGAATGTGCCAGTTCATTCCTCGCGGACCTGGTCTGGGCAGCGCCGCGTACGACCCTGCATGA
- a CDS encoding carboxypeptidase regulatory-like domain-containing protein yields the protein MSSALIVRTLCVSILSIGYLCSANGQDANAKNELEPLKGAPLKGALFGRLIDKEGEPVTDAEISLQGDSYFRTISDEHGRYVFEEKITPGEYRIRIQSKGWVGFTNYRELPRITLEPDKQHQQDFTLPRACKIEILVHDKDGNPIRAAVYCKSTDGDDFSNTDRHTTDKEGKLTIGGLKPQHAKYLIGVRSESHAPDHVYAEVTDPDKVSAFEITLEPGVSIKGNAVCSDGLPPAGWNVLALPTWWNFGSYPRGTEIGEDGSFVLPHIGPGEYNVSVSIPLGDGMSTSRNILTAEKLTEMQQPVQGKMDYPSPKSMNYLTCQIRWIGKPLERGFSISGYCAQTQHHISHHVGPNEKEVRIGPIPKGIYRIRPESPELEVMNLRKIKNLDDLDDVAIPNEEPLQLVLRARGKPHVQGIVTDEATGKPISVYQFRVAKHQTLSGPNYVQDDAWKVAKSAAGEFETEVIGPGIYSVSVLAEGYAIATSEMVNTDEAPDEMISIKLKPEVPFHGVVLDPDGNPVDGATVRASQLAGGAMPRTLGRFVTDKGAVKTVDGKFTLHNLAAGWTSIRVEHPEFVFAELPQQVVSLEAKPLTVTLSKGATIHGQVFDADGNPQPNETLQFYDDYAYGGGDREAGFFGKTTTDDQGRYRIDRMPSAPVYISRKDEWQGIGVVRHAVTAQDGMDHEVNFGGKRRMRGRYLVNGEPLANTRLQIGGHDSTFGAMKMYVSTDDQGNFTFHGPPPGQWVLYRELDGQRSEWAKVREVDIPRSGDVDLGLIEHKLGTLTVRPRMEQGELPEGLYVKLRAYSDDHYFGRDAAVALPRTQPHEPFVFEQVAPGDLELVCSGAGTFSIQHRLLPTDDFVNTTLPLEIPHGEATVTIRMRDADGEPSNEFGMMLSEDSRILFYLQEDKQEPGLAQVNGVPDGNYVLRSGNMRHSTIIGRLEVAGGKDVEVQFTVPSRDNERPGFVNVNVVDQNRVVVPVAIEIISPDLENDESIRFRPFHLYSYLYGKQGDVRIKIDHPGYEPVEQTVTLKPTGTENDVTVVLNPKS from the coding sequence ATGAGTTCTGCATTGATCGTTCGGACGCTTTGCGTTTCGATTCTCTCAATCGGCTACCTCTGTTCTGCAAATGGCCAGGATGCAAACGCAAAGAATGAGCTGGAGCCATTGAAGGGAGCGCCATTGAAGGGAGCACTCTTCGGTCGCCTGATCGATAAAGAAGGCGAGCCAGTGACCGATGCCGAGATCAGCTTGCAGGGCGATAGCTACTTTCGCACCATCAGTGACGAGCATGGTCGATACGTGTTTGAGGAAAAGATCACTCCGGGCGAATACCGAATCCGCATCCAATCCAAAGGCTGGGTCGGATTTACCAATTACCGCGAGTTGCCACGCATTACGTTGGAACCGGACAAGCAGCATCAGCAGGATTTCACTTTGCCGCGTGCGTGCAAGATCGAGATTCTCGTTCACGACAAAGACGGCAATCCCATTCGCGCGGCGGTGTATTGCAAGTCCACCGATGGGGACGATTTTTCCAATACCGATCGTCATACCACCGACAAAGAAGGCAAGTTGACCATCGGCGGCTTGAAGCCGCAACATGCAAAGTACTTGATCGGCGTGCGAAGCGAATCGCACGCGCCGGATCATGTTTACGCGGAAGTGACCGATCCGGATAAGGTTTCAGCATTTGAGATCACTTTGGAGCCAGGTGTCAGTATCAAAGGCAACGCGGTGTGTTCAGACGGTCTGCCACCTGCCGGCTGGAATGTATTGGCTCTGCCCACTTGGTGGAATTTTGGTTCCTATCCTCGCGGCACCGAGATCGGCGAAGACGGATCGTTTGTGTTGCCCCACATCGGGCCCGGTGAATACAACGTGTCTGTCTCGATTCCACTTGGTGACGGCATGTCGACTTCGCGGAACATTTTGACGGCGGAGAAATTGACCGAGATGCAGCAGCCGGTGCAAGGAAAGATGGATTATCCATCACCCAAGTCGATGAACTATCTGACTTGCCAAATCCGCTGGATCGGCAAGCCGCTGGAGCGAGGGTTCAGCATTTCGGGTTACTGTGCTCAAACGCAGCATCATATCAGTCACCACGTGGGTCCGAATGAAAAGGAAGTACGCATCGGACCGATCCCGAAAGGCATCTACAGGATTCGCCCCGAAAGTCCAGAACTGGAGGTCATGAACCTCAGGAAGATTAAGAATCTCGACGACTTGGATGACGTGGCCATTCCCAACGAGGAGCCTTTGCAACTCGTACTCAGGGCTCGGGGTAAACCGCACGTCCAAGGCATTGTGACAGACGAAGCAACCGGCAAACCGATCTCGGTCTACCAGTTTCGAGTCGCCAAACATCAAACACTCAGTGGACCCAACTACGTGCAGGATGACGCTTGGAAAGTCGCCAAGAGCGCAGCGGGCGAGTTCGAGACGGAGGTCATCGGTCCTGGAATCTATAGCGTTTCGGTGTTGGCCGAAGGATATGCGATTGCGACCAGCGAAATGGTGAACACAGACGAAGCTCCCGACGAAATGATCTCCATCAAGTTAAAACCAGAGGTCCCCTTTCATGGCGTGGTGCTGGATCCGGATGGCAATCCCGTTGACGGGGCAACCGTACGCGCGTCGCAGTTGGCTGGCGGCGCGATGCCTCGCACGTTAGGTCGATTCGTGACAGACAAAGGAGCGGTCAAGACCGTCGATGGCAAGTTCACGCTTCACAATCTGGCCGCCGGTTGGACTTCGATTCGCGTGGAACATCCTGAGTTTGTTTTCGCAGAATTGCCACAGCAGGTGGTCAGCCTCGAAGCAAAACCTTTGACGGTCACGCTCTCCAAAGGAGCAACGATTCACGGTCAAGTCTTCGATGCTGATGGCAATCCACAGCCCAATGAGACGCTGCAGTTTTACGACGATTATGCCTACGGAGGCGGTGACCGCGAAGCAGGCTTCTTTGGGAAAACCACAACGGACGACCAAGGACGATATCGCATCGACCGCATGCCGTCGGCTCCGGTATACATCAGCCGCAAAGATGAATGGCAGGGCATCGGCGTCGTGAGGCATGCGGTGACCGCTCAGGATGGCATGGACCATGAAGTCAACTTCGGCGGTAAACGACGCATGCGCGGTCGATACTTGGTCAACGGTGAGCCGCTTGCCAACACAAGGCTTCAAATCGGCGGTCACGACTCGACATTCGGGGCGATGAAAATGTACGTCTCAACGGACGATCAAGGCAATTTCACGTTCCACGGACCGCCCCCAGGACAGTGGGTACTCTACCGAGAACTCGATGGGCAGCGTAGCGAATGGGCAAAAGTGCGAGAGGTCGATATTCCGCGAAGCGGCGATGTCGATCTTGGACTCATCGAGCACAAACTGGGCACCCTGACGGTGCGACCACGCATGGAACAGGGCGAGCTGCCCGAAGGTCTCTACGTCAAGCTGCGTGCTTACAGCGATGACCATTACTTCGGACGCGACGCCGCGGTGGCCTTGCCCCGCACTCAGCCACACGAGCCCTTTGTGTTCGAGCAAGTGGCACCGGGGGATTTGGAGCTGGTTTGTTCCGGTGCAGGTACGTTTTCGATCCAACATCGATTGTTGCCAACGGATGATTTCGTCAACACGACGTTGCCATTGGAGATTCCCCACGGCGAGGCAACCGTCACCATCCGCATGCGTGACGCTGACGGCGAACCAAGCAACGAGTTTGGCATGATGCTCAGCGAAGATTCTCGAATCCTCTTTTACTTGCAAGAAGATAAACAGGAACCGGGACTTGCTCAAGTGAACGGCGTTCCCGATGGCAATTACGTCTTACGCAGCGGTAATATGCGACACAGCACGATCATCGGTCGATTGGAGGTTGCCGGGGGCAAAGATGTCGAGGTGCAGTTCACTGTACCGTCCAGGGATAATGAACGTCCCGGTTTTGTCAATGTGAACGTCGTTGATCAAAACCGTGTCGTCGTGCCGGTCGCTATCGAGATCATAAGTCCAGATCTTGAAAACGATGAATCAATACGCTTTCGACCGTTTCATTTGTATTCGTACTTGTACGGCAAACAGGGCGACGTGCGGATCAAGATCGATCATCCAGGCTATGAGCCCGTTGAGCAAACGGTGACCTTGAAACCAACCGGAACGGAAAACGATGTGACCGTGGTGCTGAACCCTAAGTCGTAG
- a CDS encoding carbohydrate-binding domain-containing protein has product MISSRRWLSRPFVGARQPFRLRTSELERRLLLAADISTPVVTSPTPAAGTLPAESVVAAANIVFIDQAVESIDQLSDAVLSDSEIVLLRADQDGVDQISKYLAGRSDVHSVHLVAHGAAGRLQLGNSVVDINTLEQRSEQIRAWSKSLASDADVLLYGCDTGQGVRGQEFLATLAELTGADIAASIDTTGQGGDWELEREIGVIQASLAFDATKLSRYRAHLPITISAAGAENTEQMQLLIDNNVVQTWDNIGGDAGERIYQDYTYNVDGISVDRVRVAFTNDFLDESNGIDRNLRVDKITVDGVEYQTEAPTVFSTGTWLPADGIQPGYRQSEYLHTDGYLQYAESSANGSLIQVTASGDTGDESMELLIDGERVAAWDDVSTNEQTYTYQASETITPDRVRVAFTNDLYDEAAGIDRNLNVDKIQIDGTTFESEGPNVFSTGSWLPGDGITPGFGRSDTLNSDGYFQYGNVDLDPSPDPGSIVIFAAGTTGTETLELQIDGTTVATFESIGGDEDSGSFQRLDYQAAGAISASQVRVVFVNDLYDEAAGVDRNLVVDKIAIDGVEYETEAPDVFSTGTWLPADGIVPGFRQSETLHSNGYFQYAGDTLQRGFIGLGGTQFTVDETDGFVEIPLIRYEGSEGAATVFLQSLAVSATDGEDFIGTDSLRVDFADGQTVATAVLNLLDDGDAESIETFSVSLFRAEAAELGVPRTAIVTIVDDESGADLVGRWRLDENSLAVPVADSSASGNAGVFRNFGSGSGPQSDAPNVDSLNSGSVRFDGVNDYIAVASDPSLNLSGGAFTQSVWINPSGGASGYQGVLGYQGGLATNQRYPGIWVYQGDRIHAGFGDGANWNSFLTGSVLTQGEWNHLATTFDGTTYRAFVNGSQVFATDAFAGRTPTNTQQLDIGRVDNYFSGGIDDVQIYSRALTPSEIGVLIDGADLPSLPVDGEFIAQSLYSGFDTPLAVDWLPGGDMLVAEQAGRVIRIAADGTRQSTPLLDITDRVNSGTKDRGMLGFAVHPDFDNNPYIYVSYTYDPPEVYQHSGLGGPDGNGARVARISRFTVDASGTFANPDSEFVLVGNNSIYDNIGNPDIRPGLDDPHSCFDANGNPLEDCIAADETSHTIGDLEFGPDGSLYASSGDGGSFGRVDPVNLRALDLDSLSGKVLRINPITGQGYTDNPFYDGDLDSNQSKVYQYGLRNPFRLAVNQQTGDVYSGDVGWTQWEEINVGRGANFGWPAFEGGINGSLRTNGYRDLAEVQAYYATNPDVTAPAWARLHSDGARAIVMGDFISGAVYPTQYQDALLFTDIGDQVLRVATFDSSGNIDNVQVVSSNLGFLVDVQLAADGFLYYVDITGSVGRLNFQLA; this is encoded by the coding sequence ATGATTTCATCCAGACGATGGTTGTCCCGACCGTTTGTTGGTGCTCGCCAGCCATTCCGCTTGCGGACGAGTGAACTGGAACGCCGGCTATTGCTGGCGGCAGACATTTCGACGCCGGTCGTCACCTCACCGACACCGGCGGCGGGTACGCTGCCGGCTGAGTCGGTCGTAGCAGCGGCAAACATCGTGTTCATCGATCAAGCGGTTGAGTCCATCGATCAATTGAGCGATGCGGTCTTGTCCGACAGCGAGATCGTGTTGCTGCGTGCGGATCAAGACGGTGTGGATCAGATCAGCAAGTATCTTGCAGGTCGCTCCGACGTGCATTCGGTGCACTTGGTTGCTCACGGTGCCGCAGGCCGCCTGCAGCTTGGTAACTCGGTGGTGGACATCAACACCTTGGAACAACGCAGTGAACAAATTCGAGCGTGGTCGAAATCGCTGGCAAGTGACGCTGACGTCCTGCTGTATGGTTGCGACACCGGACAAGGTGTTCGCGGGCAGGAGTTTCTGGCCACCTTGGCAGAGCTGACGGGAGCCGACATCGCGGCTTCGATTGATACGACGGGGCAAGGCGGCGACTGGGAATTGGAACGCGAGATCGGTGTGATCCAAGCGAGCTTGGCGTTTGATGCGACGAAGCTGTCGCGATATCGAGCCCACTTACCCATCACGATCTCCGCGGCGGGCGCCGAGAACACCGAGCAAATGCAATTGCTGATCGACAACAACGTCGTACAGACTTGGGACAACATCGGTGGCGATGCCGGTGAACGGATCTACCAAGATTATACGTACAACGTGGATGGTATCTCGGTCGATCGAGTTCGAGTTGCTTTCACGAACGATTTCTTGGATGAATCCAATGGCATCGATCGCAATCTGCGTGTCGACAAGATCACCGTCGACGGCGTCGAGTATCAAACGGAAGCCCCGACGGTCTTTTCCACCGGCACGTGGTTGCCGGCTGACGGGATCCAGCCTGGATATCGGCAGAGTGAATACTTGCACACGGATGGCTACTTACAGTATGCCGAGTCGAGTGCTAATGGTTCGTTGATCCAGGTCACGGCTTCCGGTGACACCGGTGACGAGTCGATGGAGTTGCTGATCGATGGGGAAAGGGTCGCCGCATGGGACGACGTCAGCACCAACGAGCAGACATACACCTATCAAGCGAGCGAAACGATCACGCCGGATCGAGTTCGAGTCGCGTTCACGAACGATTTGTACGATGAGGCAGCCGGCATTGACCGCAATTTGAACGTCGACAAGATTCAGATCGACGGGACGACGTTTGAGTCAGAAGGGCCGAACGTGTTCTCCACCGGCAGTTGGCTCCCCGGGGACGGCATCACGCCTGGATTTGGGCGAAGCGACACCTTGAATTCGGACGGCTATTTCCAATACGGCAACGTCGATCTGGATCCGAGTCCTGATCCCGGATCGATCGTGATCTTTGCCGCGGGGACGACGGGCACGGAAACACTGGAGCTACAGATCGACGGCACCACGGTCGCCACGTTCGAGTCCATCGGCGGGGATGAAGACAGCGGTTCATTCCAACGTCTGGATTATCAGGCCGCGGGTGCGATCAGCGCATCACAAGTACGCGTGGTGTTCGTGAATGATTTGTACGACGAAGCGGCCGGCGTGGACCGCAATTTGGTCGTTGACAAGATTGCGATCGACGGCGTGGAGTACGAAACGGAAGCTCCCGATGTCTTTTCCACCGGGACTTGGCTGCCAGCGGACGGGATCGTACCAGGGTTTCGTCAATCTGAGACGCTGCACAGCAACGGGTACTTTCAGTACGCCGGCGACACTTTGCAGCGCGGATTCATCGGGTTGGGTGGAACTCAATTCACGGTCGACGAGACTGACGGTTTCGTGGAGATCCCGTTGATTCGATACGAAGGCAGTGAAGGTGCGGCGACGGTTTTCTTGCAGAGCTTGGCCGTCTCGGCAACCGATGGAGAAGATTTCATCGGCACAGATTCTTTGCGAGTCGACTTTGCCGATGGGCAGACGGTCGCGACCGCGGTGCTGAATCTGTTGGATGACGGCGATGCCGAGTCGATTGAGACGTTCAGTGTGTCTCTGTTTCGCGCCGAAGCAGCGGAGTTGGGCGTGCCAAGGACCGCGATCGTGACCATCGTAGATGACGAGTCGGGGGCGGATTTGGTGGGCCGATGGCGATTGGACGAAAACTCTCTCGCAGTGCCCGTTGCGGATTCATCGGCCAGCGGCAACGCAGGCGTATTCCGAAACTTTGGTTCAGGCAGCGGCCCGCAGTCCGATGCGCCGAATGTTGACTCGCTCAATTCTGGTAGTGTCCGATTTGACGGCGTCAACGACTACATCGCCGTTGCCAGCGATCCGTCGTTGAATCTCAGCGGTGGTGCTTTCACGCAATCGGTATGGATCAATCCGAGCGGAGGAGCGTCGGGATATCAAGGAGTGCTTGGTTACCAAGGTGGACTGGCGACCAACCAACGCTATCCCGGCATTTGGGTTTACCAAGGTGACCGGATTCACGCCGGATTTGGTGATGGAGCGAACTGGAATAGTTTTCTCACCGGCAGCGTGCTGACTCAAGGAGAGTGGAATCACTTGGCGACCACGTTTGACGGCACCACCTATCGTGCCTTTGTGAACGGTTCTCAGGTGTTTGCGACGGATGCGTTTGCGGGGCGGACGCCGACCAACACGCAGCAATTGGATATCGGTCGCGTCGACAACTATTTCTCGGGCGGCATCGATGATGTTCAGATCTACTCGCGTGCTTTGACGCCGTCGGAGATCGGCGTCTTGATCGACGGCGCGGACTTGCCCAGTCTGCCGGTCGACGGTGAGTTCATTGCACAATCGTTGTACTCTGGATTTGATACTCCGTTGGCGGTGGATTGGTTGCCCGGTGGTGATATGTTGGTCGCCGAGCAAGCCGGGCGAGTGATCCGGATTGCGGCGGATGGAACGCGTCAGTCGACGCCCCTGCTGGACATCACCGATCGTGTGAACTCGGGGACCAAGGACCGAGGCATGCTTGGCTTTGCCGTCCATCCGGACTTTGACAACAATCCGTACATCTATGTTTCGTACACCTACGATCCGCCGGAGGTCTATCAGCACTCAGGTCTGGGAGGCCCCGACGGCAATGGTGCCCGTGTGGCGAGAATCTCGCGGTTTACCGTCGACGCATCGGGAACCTTTGCGAACCCCGACAGCGAGTTTGTGTTGGTCGGCAATAACAGTATCTACGACAACATTGGCAATCCGGACATTCGCCCCGGACTCGATGACCCACATTCCTGTTTTGACGCCAACGGTAATCCACTGGAGGATTGTATCGCGGCCGATGAAACCAGCCATACGATCGGCGACTTGGAATTCGGGCCGGATGGTTCCTTGTACGCGTCCAGCGGCGACGGAGGTTCATTCGGCAGAGTCGATCCCGTCAACCTTCGCGCGTTGGACTTGGACTCTTTGTCAGGAAAGGTCTTGCGTATCAATCCGATCACCGGCCAAGGTTACACGGACAATCCGTTCTACGATGGCGATTTGGATTCCAATCAGTCCAAGGTCTATCAATACGGTTTGCGAAATCCATTCCGTCTGGCTGTGAATCAGCAAACAGGGGACGTCTACAGTGGCGATGTGGGGTGGACTCAATGGGAAGAAATCAACGTCGGCCGAGGTGCCAATTTCGGATGGCCGGCGTTTGAGGGAGGAATCAATGGTTCGTTGCGAACGAACGGCTATCGTGATTTGGCAGAGGTCCAAGCGTACTACGCAACCAATCCGGATGTCACGGCGCCTGCCTGGGCTCGCTTGCACAGCGACGGTGCGAGGGCGATCGTCATGGGCGACTTCATCAGCGGTGCCGTCTATCCCACACAGTACCAAGACGCGTTGCTGTTCACGGACATCGGCGACCAAGTGCTACGCGTGGCGACCTTTGATTCCAGTGGCAACATCGACAATGTTCAAGTGGTCTCATCGAACCTAGGGTTCCTGGTCGACGTGCAACTTGCCGCCGACGGATTTCTGTACTACGTCGACATCACGGGCAGCGTGGGACGTTTGAACTTTCAGTTGGCCTAG
- the wecB gene encoding non-hydrolyzing UDP-N-acetylglucosamine 2-epimerase, whose amino-acid sequence MTKSPETTQFSAIPRRSGDRLRPLIVFGTRPEAIKMSPLILECTRRSDEIDPLICSTGQHREMLDQVLGYFSIQPTIDLGLMQPGQTLSGLTARCLTAVDAVIQEQQPDCVVVQGDTTTVMVSAMAAFYHRLPVVHVEAGLRTGDLSAPWPEEFNRRVAGIVTHMHCAPTQRSCDALLAEGVPQQNIRVTGNTVIDALLIAVEKERANAARWQEKYPQAMAESVVLITGHRRENFGGGLAEICSALVELATSHPETQFIYPVHLNPNVQGPVHEQLGSIANIHLVPPADYPEFVWLMDRANVVLTDSGGVQEEAPSLGSAVLVTREKTERPEAVDAGLAELVGTNRELIVRRVSELLAQHAGGTGAKVIENPYGDGHAAKRIVDWMVGV is encoded by the coding sequence ATGACCAAGTCCCCCGAAACCACCCAATTTTCCGCTATCCCCCGCCGATCCGGCGACCGACTCAGGCCGTTGATCGTTTTCGGTACTCGACCCGAGGCGATCAAGATGTCGCCCCTGATCCTGGAATGCACCCGCCGCAGCGATGAAATCGACCCCCTGATTTGCAGCACCGGCCAGCACCGCGAGATGCTGGACCAAGTGCTCGGCTATTTTTCGATTCAGCCCACCATCGATTTGGGGCTGATGCAACCCGGCCAAACCCTGTCGGGGCTGACCGCGCGATGTCTGACTGCGGTGGACGCCGTGATCCAAGAGCAGCAACCCGACTGCGTGGTCGTCCAGGGAGACACGACGACGGTGATGGTCTCTGCGATGGCGGCCTTTTACCATCGCCTGCCCGTGGTGCACGTCGAAGCCGGATTGCGGACGGGCGACCTGTCCGCCCCCTGGCCAGAGGAGTTCAACCGCCGCGTCGCGGGAATTGTGACGCACATGCACTGCGCACCGACCCAGCGTTCCTGTGACGCGTTGTTGGCCGAAGGTGTTCCGCAGCAGAACATCCGGGTGACGGGCAATACGGTGATCGACGCGTTGCTAATCGCTGTCGAGAAAGAACGAGCGAACGCTGCCCGCTGGCAAGAAAAATATCCGCAAGCCATGGCGGAGAGTGTTGTCCTGATCACCGGACACCGACGCGAAAACTTCGGCGGCGGACTTGCCGAAATCTGCAGCGCTCTGGTCGAGTTGGCGACGTCCCATCCGGAAACCCAGTTCATTTACCCGGTTCACTTGAACCCCAACGTTCAAGGACCGGTGCACGAGCAATTGGGCAGCATCGCCAACATTCATCTTGTGCCGCCGGCCGACTATCCCGAGTTCGTGTGGCTGATGGACCGGGCGAACGTCGTCTTGACGGATTCAGGCGGCGTGCAAGAAGAAGCACCTTCGTTGGGCAGCGCGGTGCTGGTCACGCGAGAGAAGACCGAACGACCCGAAGCCGTCGACGCCGGATTGGCGGAATTGGTCGGCACCAATCGAGAACTGATCGTTCGACGGGTGAGTGAATTGTTGGCACAACATGCCGGAGGCACGGGGGCGAAGGTCATCGAGAATCCGTACGGCGACGGTCACGCGGCCAAACGAATTGTCGACTGGATGGTTGGCGTCTGA